Below is a genomic region from Fischerella sp. PCC 9605.
GGTGCGTTACGCTACCGCTAACACACCCTAAAACTACTGGATAATTTATTTTTTGGTATTCTCTAAAAAGCAACCTCTGCTTGAGCCGTTCAAAGTGCTAGTTACTCAACACAAAGACGTTGGCTTTGCATGTCTATCATTCAATTTGCCACTAAACCTTTGCTTCCAAAGATTTTAGCAACTCTGTATTCACCCCTGACTCACGAGTCAGAGCAATTTTACCAGTGCGAGCGATTTCTCTCAGACCAAATTTTTGCAGTACCTGCACGATCGCCACCATCTTACCGGGATCGCCGACAACTTCTAAGGTGAGAGAATCTTCCGCTACGTCTACCACTCGCGCCCGGAAAATTTGCGCTATCTCGACTATTTCTGAACGGGTGGTGCTAGTCGCATTCACCTTCAGCAGCATCAATTCGCGTTCTACACAAGGAATTTCGGTAATGTCCTGTACTTTCAGGACATTAATAAGCTTGTATAGTTGCTTGGTGAGTTGCTCAATGACGCGATCGTCACCTGGTACAACCATCGTGATGCGGGAAATTCCTGACTGTTCTGCTGGGCCAACAGCAAGGCTTTCAATATTAAAGCCACGACGGGCAAATAAACCAGAAATGCGGGACAGAACACCCGCTTCATCTTCTACTAGTACTGAAAGGGTATGTTTCATCTTCGCCGACAGAGGCTAGGGGAGCGTTTTATTAATACTAGATTGCAAGTCTGAATTTTTATTTTAAACTTAAATCCTGCACTCAGCGAAACTATTAAACCAATGGCGGCAGTTCCCACTTCACCCTAGGAGGTTGGGGTTATTCAAATTCAAGAGCATTTCGGGATCGGGCAAAGATAATACTTGCACGGAATACAGCTTCAACCACTGCTGAAACGATCGCCCTCCCTGCTCGATATACTTATTTAATCCTGGTAAACAGCGACGGCGATAGAAACCACACAAGGGTTCCCATCTATTATTTCTATAAACTAGAGCTGCGATCGCTTCTTCGGGTACTTGCTCAAGTCCAGCTACCCATTCCTGCAACACCTCAACCCGCAACCTGGGCAAGTCGCAAGCTAACAGCAGCACCCAATCGGTTTCTACTTGCGCCAGTCCTTGGGCAAACCCCACCAGTGGCCCGTGTGTTTTTGGCTCATTGCCAGTTTCTCCAGGTAAAGGCAATTCCTGAATAAACTGGCTTTTGGGCGGTAGCAAGTGTTGATACCGTTCCTGCCAAGGAGTAACTACGTAAACTTTGTCAGCACAAGTCTCAGCAATCTGACAGATTCGTTGCAAAAGAGGGACATCTTGAATGGGAATCAGGGCTTTATCCCTGCCCATACGCGTACTCTTACCCCCTGCTAACACGATGGCAGTTAATTGGTCATTAGTCATTAGTCATTGGTCAAGAGTTGATGGTTAGTGGTTAGTAGTTAGTAGTTATTGTCTCACTCCCCCACAGCCCCCAACCCCAGAGGGGCCCCTAGCCCCCACTTCCCCACTCTCCCACTCCCCATCTTCTGTTATCCCCTCGTCTGGCTTTGCCGCACTTGCTGCAACATCTGCTCTACACTTTCGGCTGCTGGCAGACATTTCAAACCTTGGCAGACTAACCCAACACTACCTTCTGGTAAACTTGATGCTACTGCAAACACAGTACTCGGTAAATACTGGGAATTTAGCGAGTATATCTGCTCAGTTGTGGTGCGAATCAAAGTACAGTTGCTATACCAATCTAAGGCTGCAAACAAACTCGGACACGCTTGAGCAGCACGACTCATCACAGAGCGAAATGCTTTTAAGCCTTGCTCGGCTAAATCCAAATAATGCAGATTATCCGTGAGCAGAGCCAGCCGCACAAGATTGGCAATTGCTACTCCATTCGCAGACGGTGTGGCATTATCTGCATAACTGCGCTCTCGCACGATTAAATCTTGACTTGCGTCACTAGGTGTATTAAAATATCCTCCTAATTCTACACTCCAAAGGTATTCGTCAAATTCTTCTTGGAGAGCGATCGCACGTTCCAACCAAAAAGAGGGGGAGTACTGAGTAACAGAAAACTCATTCCCGATTAAGGGCGAAGCTTGGTGCAAATCCAAGAGCGCTTTAATAAAAAAGGCGTAGTCTTCAGATTGGGCTAGTACGGTTGGTTGATTTTCATAATTGAGTCGGTGGAAACGCCCATTCACAAACTGATTATTCAGGATGAAATTCGCTGCTGTTGTTGCTAGTTCCAAATAAGAAGGTTGTCGAAAAACAGCGTACGCCCTTGCCAATCCAGAAATCATCAAGCTATTCCAGGCGACGATCATTTTGGTATCTGTTACTGAGGGAATGCGACCTGGCCAGTTGCTTGTTTTTGCTTCTTGGTTGTTACGAGCAGGGGGGAAAATTGTTAGTGATTCAGGAGTATTACCGTAACGTGCAACAAACAATTTTTTCAGTGCTGTTTCTATCGTTTCGCTGAGTTCACCAGCTTGACGCCTTTGCAACACATTCTTACCTTCAAAGTTACCGTTAGCGGTGACTGTAAACGCTTGTTGCAATTCCGTTAGTTCTTCGGGAGTGAGCAGTTGTTCTAGTTCGCTGTAATTCCAGACGTAAAATGCTCCTTCTTCAGGCTCTGCTTCCTCAGTAGTTGTGAAACTATCGGCATCTTGAGCCGCATAGAAATAACCTTCCGGCGCGGTCATTTCTCTTTTTAGCCATTCTACAGTACCAGCGATCGCTCTTTTGAAAGCTGGCTCCTGCACGCCTGCACTCCAAAGATTCGCCAGATACTCGACAATTTGACCATTGTCGTAGAGCATCTTTTCAAAATGCGGTACTGTCCAGGTGGGGTCAACGGTATAGCGGTGAAAGCCTCCCCCGACATGGTCGTAAATACCACCTAATGCTAGGTCTAGCCCCCGTTGAGTACAAATTTCCTTAGCATCATATTTTGATTCGCGTTCCCAGGTAGAACCAGGCAACGACAATCGCGTTCCCCGCAAAGCTAATTCTGCGTAGGGAATCATTGGGAAACTATTACCGTATTGATTGGGAGTAACGATACCGGTGCTGGTTTCCCAGCCTTGCCGTAATAACTCCCGATCTTGAGCTTGTGTTTCACCTTCTAATTTCAATACCGCAGAGGTGAGAAGCGACTCTAAAATTACTGCTTTGCGATCGCGCAAGTCTTGTTTTTCTGTATCGTAGTAACGGCGAATCGCTTGTAAAACTTGTAAAAAACCAGGACGGCCGTAGCGTGGATCGACTGGGAAGTAAGTACCAGCGTAAAACGGTACTAAATCATCTGGAGACAGAAAAGCGTTTAAAGGCCAACCTCCCTGACCGCTCATCATCTGTAAAGCTTGCATGTAAATGCTGTCGAGGTCAGGTCTTTCTTCCCTATCTACTTTAATCGGAATAAAATTAGCATTCATGTACTCGGCAATAGCCGGATCGGAAAACGCCTCTCCTTCCATGACAGTACACCAGTGGCAACTGGAGTAGCCAATTGAGAGAAAGATAGGTTTATTTTGTGCCTTTGCGGTTGCGAGTGCTTCATCGCACCAAGGCCACCAATCTATTGGATTTTCGGCGTGTTTCCGGAGGTAGAGACTCTTTGCTTCAGCAAGGCGATTAGTCATGACTAGACACAGGTATTTGCCTTTTTTGTCAGTCTACCTCTAAAAATTTTAAATTTCAGATTTGATAGTGTTTAGTAAAAATTTGTTCGGTGTTGATTGTCAGCGATCAATGGGAGCGAACAACAAATAACCAACAATTAACAACCTAAAAGCAAACATTTAATAATATTTGGTGAAAATTTTTACTCTAGAGAACGCAGCAGCGAACTCGCCAATGGTGTTGATACCGTCCCAGCAGGAGGTACTGATTTGGTGCTGATCGCAGTATTTGTGTTGAGTCCTGCGATCAGATGCAGCAAGAAAGTGATGATAGCAGCTTGTACAAATTTTTCCAGCATGGCAGTTTCCTCTCTTTAGATAGATGTTTTTTTCAGTTAGGATGGACTGATTCTGGATGCACCTCAGTACTATTGATTTTCCCTATAAGGTAGATATATCCGGACTTTTCTCAGTAAAAATGTTGAATTTTTTACAAAACTATGAAAAAAACGTACCAGCAAGCACCTGATTGGATAAGGTGAACATCACTTGCTAAATAAGACTACAAAGTGGTTCACCTGGTTTCGGAAAAACAATCAGCTGTTGTAATCGATAAAATATATGTAAATTAACTACAAGCTGGCTGCATGATTCCTATCGTTATTGAACAATCGGGTCGTGGCGAACGCGCCTTTGACATTTACTCACGGCTGTTGCGTGAGCGTATTATCTTTTTGGGACAACAGATTGATGACAACGTAGCTAACTTGGTTGTTGCCCAACTGCTATTTCTAGATGCTGAAGATCCAGAGAAAGACATATATATGTATATCAATTCTCCTGGCGGCTCTGTTTATGCAGGATTGGGCATTTTTGATACGATGAAGCACATCCGCCCGGATGTCTGTACCATCTGTACCGGACTGGCAGCGAGTATGGGTGCTTTCCTCCTCAGTGCGGGCGCTAAGGGTAAACGGATGAGTCTTCCCCATTCTCGGATTATGATTCACCAACCTCTGGGCGGCGCTCGGGGGCAAGCAACTGATATTGAAATTCAAGCCCGCGAAATTCTCTATCTGAAGCAGCAGCTAAATCAGTATCTAGCTGAACATACCGATCAGCCCTTGGAAAAAATTGCCGTCGATACTGACAGGGACTTTTTTATGTCGCCTGAAGAAGCCAAAGATTACGGCTTAATTGACCAAGTTATTGACCGTCATGCTGCCGGTAGCCGTCCGATGGCGGTAGTGTAGTCAATATTCAATCGGTCAAAGGGAGGCAGCGCAGTCTTGGGAGTCTCCCCGCAGGGTGCGACTGCCGTTCAATAGTTACAATTGGCTATTGATTATTGACTTTAACTAGTCTTGAACCATCAAGATGCACCTAAAAGCTTTTGAGGCTTCTGCTGGGATTCCAGATAACTAGAACATCCCAGCAATTTCTTTTCAGCAAGTAAATTGCGAGATAGCCAAATTCATTTTTTATAGATATCGCCGCCTTTACTTTACTGTGAAGTCTACGGCTTGCTTTTGTATTAGTTTTACTTATTATATATTAGACCAGTTCAAGATTCCATAGTCTAAGTTACACTTTTTGAAGTGGGCTGTGGTAAGAGGAGATGGGGAGAGTGGGAGAGTGGGAGAGTGGGCATTGGGCATTGGGCATAGTTAGCAACCACTAACTACTAACTACTAGCCCTTTCAAGGTGGGTGAAAAATATGCTTTCATTACCTGATTTTTCCTGATTCGACTTGGTGTCTTAGTGTCTTGGTGGTTAAATAAAATTTATTTTTTCACCACAAAGACACCAAGACACGAAGAAAACTTATTGTTTAGGATTACACCACCAAAGGGCTACTACTAACTACTAACCACTAACTACTAACTACTAACTACTAACTACTAACCATTGACCATTGACTATTGACTATTGACTAATTAATCAAAACCCCGCTAACGGATCTACAGGTGTAGGCTGGGATTCAAGATATATACGAAATTGACGTAATTCTTCGGGGTCAAGTAAATGGCGCGATCGCTTACCGTAGGTTTTAATCAAATAGTCTCTTCCCTGTTCTGTTGTCCAGCCTAAGCGCTGCATTTCCACACCAATTTTGGCGATATCATCTGACTGATCTACAGGCTCAGCCTTCTTCTTTTTCTTTGTTGTTGGCGCTGGTTGAATTTCTACATCTTCTGGAGGAGGACTACTGTAACTACGTTGTGGAAATGGCGTGACATTACTAGAAGCAATTTCTGGTAAGGGTTGATTTTTGCTCTGGCTACTAGGCATTATCCCCGCGTTTTCTACTGGGGTATCTAACTGTGGTTCTGGCTTTGCAGTTGCAGTCAAACTTTGACTAAAGTCCTGGCTATAGGTATCAGTTTTTGCTCTAGAAGCAGGAGTTGGTGTGGGAGGTGGAGTTATTTCTGTTGGCGAAACAGAATTCAGTGTAGCAGCATAGGTAGATTCACTATCAAATTTACTTGTTGTTGGCAAAGAAGGCTGTGGCTGCATCTGCGTGACTAGTTCTGGGGAAGGTGCTACTGAAGGTTGTGATTTAGTTCCTATCACCATTAACGCTCTATTTCTGGCTTGATCTTCGGCTGCTTCTATGGTTTCTGCTGCTGCCATACCAGTAGCACGGGTAATGCCGTCAATTTGTACGCTTGCCCGAACAATATACTTTCCGCGATCGATCTGCACTAATTCGGAAATAAGACTACCCGTAGGATACAAGCTCTGGAACTGAGCCAACATCATAACTATCACCAATATCTAATTAAGTCTGCTATTTGAAGAAAGAGGGAAGAGGAAAAAAGGAAGGGAATCAGAAATTTAAGGGGTATAGTGGTTGCCATTTGTGATGGCTACTTCTACTTTATCTTGCCAGGTTTGATACTTACTGATTGCTTTTGAGTTACCTGACAACTGCAATTGTTGGTTTTTTTAACTATCCACAAGCAATTGCTTTAGCATGATCCATCTTTTCATGAATGATTGGTGCGGTAAGACTAGTACCGGTGCCGAGTAAGTCAAAAGTCACGCATTAAAGATTCTAATTTTGAATGCGTGACTTTTGAATTGTTTTGTCCTCTTTCCATTCCAATTTGAAGATTACTGAATTGGTGTTCTAGTGTAGGCAGGATGCCGACACTAC
It encodes:
- the ilvN gene encoding acetolactate synthase small subunit codes for the protein MKHTLSVLVEDEAGVLSRISGLFARRGFNIESLAVGPAEQSGISRITMVVPGDDRVIEQLTKQLYKLINVLKVQDITEIPCVERELMLLKVNATSTTRSEIVEIAQIFRARVVDVAEDSLTLEVVGDPGKMVAIVQVLQKFGLREIARTGKIALTRESGVNTELLKSLEAKV
- a CDS encoding molybdenum cofactor guanylyltransferase translates to MTNDQLTAIVLAGGKSTRMGRDKALIPIQDVPLLQRICQIAETCADKVYVVTPWQERYQHLLPPKSQFIQELPLPGETGNEPKTHGPLVGFAQGLAQVETDWVLLLACDLPRLRVEVLQEWVAGLEQVPEEAIAALVYRNNRWEPLCGFYRRRCLPGLNKYIEQGGRSFQQWLKLYSVQVLSLPDPEMLLNLNNPNLLG
- a CDS encoding thioredoxin domain-containing protein → MTNRLAEAKSLYLRKHAENPIDWWPWCDEALATAKAQNKPIFLSIGYSSCHWCTVMEGEAFSDPAIAEYMNANFIPIKVDREERPDLDSIYMQALQMMSGQGGWPLNAFLSPDDLVPFYAGTYFPVDPRYGRPGFLQVLQAIRRYYDTEKQDLRDRKAVILESLLTSAVLKLEGETQAQDRELLRQGWETSTGIVTPNQYGNSFPMIPYAELALRGTRLSLPGSTWERESKYDAKEICTQRGLDLALGGIYDHVGGGFHRYTVDPTWTVPHFEKMLYDNGQIVEYLANLWSAGVQEPAFKRAIAGTVEWLKREMTAPEGYFYAAQDADSFTTTEEAEPEEGAFYVWNYSELEQLLTPEELTELQQAFTVTANGNFEGKNVLQRRQAGELSETIETALKKLFVARYGNTPESLTIFPPARNNQEAKTSNWPGRIPSVTDTKMIVAWNSLMISGLARAYAVFRQPSYLELATTAANFILNNQFVNGRFHRLNYENQPTVLAQSEDYAFFIKALLDLHQASPLIGNEFSVTQYSPSFWLERAIALQEEFDEYLWSVELGGYFNTPSDASQDLIVRERSYADNATPSANGVAIANLVRLALLTDNLHYLDLAEQGLKAFRSVMSRAAQACPSLFAALDWYSNCTLIRTTTEQIYSLNSQYLPSTVFAVASSLPEGSVGLVCQGLKCLPAAESVEQMLQQVRQSQTRG
- the clpP gene encoding ATP-dependent Clp endopeptidase proteolytic subunit ClpP; protein product: MIPIVIEQSGRGERAFDIYSRLLRERIIFLGQQIDDNVANLVVAQLLFLDAEDPEKDIYMYINSPGGSVYAGLGIFDTMKHIRPDVCTICTGLAASMGAFLLSAGAKGKRMSLPHSRIMIHQPLGGARGQATDIEIQAREILYLKQQLNQYLAEHTDQPLEKIAVDTDRDFFMSPEEAKDYGLIDQVIDRHAAGSRPMAVV